Below is a genomic region from Azoarcus sp. KH32C.
TTCGTGACTCATGTTCGCGAGGAAGAAACCACGAGCACGATTGGCGCTCTCGGCCTGCTCCTTCGCACGCACCAGGGCGGCTTCGGCGGACTTCTGGTCGACGATATCGCGGTGCAGGACCAACAGCCGGACGGGTTTTCCGTCCGCATCGTGCCCGGTCACGCGGGCGCGCAGCAGCCAGTAGGTCCAGCGCTTGTCGCGTTCGAGGAAGCGGTGTTCGACCTCGATCAGCGGTGCCCGCCCCTGCAGCAGCGTGCCGATCCGTTCATCGACGAGCTTGCGATCGTCCGGATGGATCCTGTTCTTCCAATCCTTGATCCGGTTCACGTCGGCACTCGTCGCGCCGAAACGGCGATTCCACGCAACCGAGGCGCGAATGGTGCCGCCGACGAGGTTCCACTCGCAGAGGATGTCTTCGGTCAGGTCGAGGCAATCGACAAGGCGCCGTGCCTTGTTGGCGCGCCGCTGGATCGGCTCGAATTCAGTGTAGGAGTCATCGACGGCAGCCAGCAGGGTCGCGAACTTCGTCGCGATCTCGGACAGGCCGGCGGCCCTCAGGCTTTCCAGGCATTCCGCGAGCGCTGTCTCGCCAGACGGATCGAAATTGGCAACGAGTTGTTGGCGAAGGAGCGAGGATTTCATTCTTTGACACCATCGAAGATGCCATCGGCAAGGTCTTGCGATGATTCTAAAGCCTTCGTCCGTGACGAAATGTGTACTATTGCCGCAAAGGTCACGCCGCGAGCATGGCCCGAATGTTGAACGTCAAATTAGAGGCTTGCCGATGAAGAGGCTCGTGGTCGTTCTTGTAGCAAGTGTCGTTGCCGCCTGCTCGACGGTCCCGCGCAGCGAACCCGTGAAGATTGTCGACTACGTCTGCGACGGCGGAAAAGGCTTTGCCGTCACTTATCTTCCCGAACAGGACCGAGCGCTCATCGACATCGAGGGCAGCCGCTTCAGGCTGCAGGCGGAATCGGCTGACGGCGCGGAGCAGCGCTTCGGCTGCGACGTCCTGACCTTGTCGCGACGCGCAGCGCTGGCGCGCGTGGATATGCAGGGCGAACACCTCTATGAGAACTGCCGCGCGCGGAACTGAGGACGACCGGCGGTAGTAGAATCAACCTTTGCCTGAGCGGCGGAGGCCCCATGTTCTACGGCGTAACCGACCTGACGACTTTCATTCTCGGCACGATCTTCATCGTGCTGCTGCCTGGCCCTAACTCGATCTACGTGATGTCCGTGGCGTCGCGCTGGGGCATCGGCGCGGGCTATCGCGGGGCCTGCGGCATCTTCGTCGGCGACACGGTGCTGATGATTCTCTCCGCCACCGGCGTGGCGTCGCTGCTGCAGACGACACCGGCGCTCTTCATGGTGCTGAAGTATGCCGGCGCGGCCTATCTCGCCTGGGTCGGACTCGGATTGCTGCGCTCGGCCGTGCGCAACTGGAAGACGCCGGCGGCCGAGGCGCCGACGCCCAAGGCGGTCGACGCGAAGCGCCCATTCCGTACGGCGCTGGTGATCAGCCTGATGAACCCGAAGGCCATCCTCTTCTTCGTGTCCTTCTTCATCCAGTTCGTCGATCCAGCCTATGGCCATCCGGCACTGTCCTTCGGGATCCTCGGCACGATCGTGCAGATCTGCAGCGCGATCTACCTGTCGGCGCTGATCTTCGGCGGTGCCCACTTGGCCGATCAGTTCCGCCGCCGTCGTCGCCTCGCGGCCGCTGCGACCGGTGGCGTCGGAGGGCTGTTCATCGGCTTCGGTGCAAAGCTCGCAAACGCGACGCTGAGCTAACTCCCCGGCTCAATCGGCAGTACGCAGGCTTTCCGCGTACTGCACGCGCTGGCTCGTCCGCGGCGCGTGCATGATGTGGTCGAGCGGCAAGACGTTGGTCTGCTTGACCCGCTTCAGCGCGATGTTGGTCTTGATGTGGGCGAGCCCTGGCAGGCGCATGATGCGCTTCATCATCAGCTCCGAAAACGCGGCGAGGTCGGACGCGACGATGCGCAGCACGTAGTCCGCGTCGCCGCTCACCGAGAAACACTCCACCACTTCCGGCAGCGTCGCGACGGCACGCTCGAAGGCTTCGCTCGATCCTTCGCCGTGGCGTTCGAGGATCACGTTCGCGAAGGCCGACACACCCAGACCCACCGCTCCCGGATCGAGCAGCGCCGCGTAGGCCGCGATGATCCCGCTCTGCTCCAGCCGCGTAATGCGCCGGCTCACCTGCGACGGGGAAAGATGCACCTCCTCCCCGAGCGCGCTGTTGGTCGCGTTGCCGCGGCGCTGCAGGGCCTCAAGAATCTGGATATCGAATTTATCGACAACGATCTGCTGCATCGAATTGCTCCATCACGCACGTTTTGTGCATCGATTAGATCTATGAAGTCGCACAACGAACGCAACGTGCGCGATCTTCGCAAGACAATTATATGCACAACCATACCGAGAGGAGCACCCCATGAACCTGGTCGAATCCCTGCTGCACGCGCTGAAGGAGCACGGCGCCCGACAGATCTTCGGGTTGCCCGGCGACTTCGCCCTGCCCTATTTCCGCATCATCGAAGAGTCGGGCATCCTGCCGCTCTATACGCTGTCTCACGAACCGGGGATCGGCTTCGCAGCCGATGCGGCCGCGCGCATGAGCTGCGGCCTTGGCGTGGCGGCGGTGACCTACGGAGCGGGTGCGCTCAACATGGTCAATGCCGTTGCGGCGGCCTATGCGGAGAAGTCGCCCGTGGTGGTGCTGTCCGGCGGCCCCGGCAAACGCGAGTCGAACTGCGGGTTGCTGCTGCACCATCAGGCGAAGACGCTCGACTCCCAGCTCGAGATCTACCGCGAGATTACCTGCGACCAGGTGCGGCTCGACGATGCGGCGCGCGCGCCCACCGACATCGCGCGTGTGCTCGCGAGCTGCCTGCGCCATTCCGAGCCGGTCTACATCGAGATTCCGCGCGACATGGTGCAGGAGCCCTGCGAGCCGGTCGTACGCGCGGCACCGCGGCCGGTCGACACCGACGCGCTCGAGGCCTGTGTCGACGAGATCCTCGCCCGGCTGGAAGTGGCGAAGAGCCCGGTGCTGATGGCTGGCGTCGAAGTGCGGCGCTACGGGCTGGAGGAAAAGGTCGCGGAACTGTCGCGCCATCTGGGCGTGCCGGTGGTGACGGGCTTCATGGGACGCGGATTGCTCACCGACTGCGATGCGCCGCTGGTCGGCACCTACATGGGTGTCGCCGGCCTGCCGGAAGTCACGCAGCTCGTCGAAAACTCGGACGGCCTCTTCCTGCTCGGCGAGATCATCTCGGACACGAACTTCGCGGTTTCCGAGAAACGCATAGACCTGCGCAAGACGATTCAGGCGCACAACGGACGAGTCACGCTCGGCTACCACACGTACGCCGACATACCGCTGGCCGCGCTGGTTGATGGGATGCTGCAGCGAGTCGGAAAGGCGCAAGCGAGCTTCACCGTTGCAAAGCAGATCTACCCGAAAGGCCTCATCTGCGACGACGAAACCATCACGCCGACCGACATCGCGAAAGCGGTGAACGACCTCTTCGCCCGCCACGGCCGCCTGCCGATCGCGTCGGACATGGGCGACTGCCTCTTCACCGCAATGGAGATCGAGCAGACTGCACTGGTCGCGCCCGGTTATTACGCAACGATGGGCTACGGCGTACCCGGCGGGCTCGGCATCCAGGCGACGAGCGGGCAGCGGCCGCTGATCCTGGTCGGCGACGGCGCCTTCCAGATGACCGGGTGGGAGCTCGGCAATTGCCGACGCTATGGCTGGGATCCGATCGTGCTGCTCTTCAACAACGCGAGCTGGGAAATGCTTCGTACCTTCCAGCCGGAATCCGGTTTCAACGACCTCGGGCACTGGGGATTCGCGGAAATGGCGGGCCCGCTCGGCGGCGACGGCGTGCGCGTGAAGACGCGTGCCGAGCTGCAGCTCGCGCTGGAGAAGGCGGTCGCAACGCGCGGGCGCTTCCAGCTGATCGAGATCGCGATCCCGCGCGGCGTGCTGTCGGATACGCTGGCGCGTTTCGTTGCCGGAGTGAAGCGAATTTCCGCAAAGTAAGCCGCGCGCCCGGGGGGCGCATGCCTCGCGCTCCCCGGGCCGAAAGCCTCAATGGACGCTGATCTCGATGCGGCGCGGCTGGGCGAAGTCCGCCTTCGGGATGCGCAAGGTCAGCACGCCATTGACGAACTCGGCGCCGATCTTCTCGGTGTCGAGTTCCTTCGACAGCGTGAACACCCTGCGGTAGCGCGGCAGACTGACTTCGGCGTGGGTCGCCTCCATTCCCTCGGGAACGTCGAGTCTGACCTCGCCTTCAATCGTCAGCGTGTTGGCCTCGATCTGCAGCAGCAGTGCGTCCTTCGGCACTCCCGGCAGATCGGCGGTCAATATGATGCCGCGGCTATCCTCGACGACATTGACGGGTGGCAGCAGGGTCGCCTCCTCGGCGCCCCGTTCTCCCCTCGGTGTCCGGGGCTTGGTTTCGGAAGCCTTCACTTCGTTCATGGTCCTACCTCCTTCCATTATTCGACGGTGATGCGGCGGGGCTGAGCCGATTCGCGGCGCTTCACGCTGACGCGCAGCACGCCGTCCCGGTAATTGGCGGTCACGCCGTTGGGATCGATGTCGTCGGACAGACTCACGACGCGACGGAAGCGCCCGGCGAAGCGTTCGCGGATATGCACGCTCTGCTTCTTGTCCTCGGTCTGAGGGATGTCGGACGGCCGTTCGCCGCTGATGCTGAGTACTCCGCGATCGAGGTTCAGCTCGATACTCTTCGGATCGACACCCGGCGCGAACGCGAAGATCTCGATCGACTGGGGCGTTCCACCCACGTTCAGCGCGGGAAAACCGCCGCGCCCGGTTCCGCGGATGCTTGGGGAAATGTCGAACGACTCCTGCAGTTCGCGCTGCAGCCGATCCAGTTCGGAAAAGACGTCGCGCGGAAACAAGGTCCTGTACATCATGCAATCCTCCATGTTGCTCGGAATCGCCGCGTCTGCGGCCTGGCTCGAAGATAGGGATGAGACAAACGATTTCAAGGGCTTGAAATTTTCCGAGATGGAGTCAACATGCAAGAGAGGTAGCGACTTTCCTTTCTGCAGGAGGGCACGCGGTGGATTTTCGGGATTACTACAAGGTGCTCGGCGTCGAACGCGGCGCGTCGGCCGATGAGATCAAGAAGGCCTTTCGCAAGCTCGCACGCAAGTACCATCCGGACATCTCGCGCGAAAGCGACGCCGAGGCCCGGATGAAGGAAATCAACGAGGCCAACGCCGTGCTCTCCGACCCGGAACGGCGCGCAGCCTACGATCAGCTAGGCCGCAGCTATCAGGCGGGGCAGGACTTCCGTCCGCCGCCGGGCTGGGACAGCGGTTTCGAATTCACGAGCCACGGCTTTTCGCCCCACGAGGC
It encodes:
- a CDS encoding Hsp20/alpha crystallin family protein — translated: MNEVKASETKPRTPRGERGAEEATLLPPVNVVEDSRGIILTADLPGVPKDALLLQIEANTLTIEGEVRLDVPEGMEATHAEVSLPRYRRVFTLSKELDTEKIGAEFVNGVLTLRIPKADFAQPRRIEISVH
- a CDS encoding Hsp20/alpha crystallin family protein, with product MMYRTLFPRDVFSELDRLQRELQESFDISPSIRGTGRGGFPALNVGGTPQSIEIFAFAPGVDPKSIELNLDRGVLSISGERPSDIPQTEDKKQSVHIRERFAGRFRRVVSLSDDIDPNGVTANYRDGVLRVSVKRRESAQPRRITVE
- the ipdC gene encoding indolepyruvate/phenylpyruvate decarboxylase — translated: MNLVESLLHALKEHGARQIFGLPGDFALPYFRIIEESGILPLYTLSHEPGIGFAADAAARMSCGLGVAAVTYGAGALNMVNAVAAAYAEKSPVVVLSGGPGKRESNCGLLLHHQAKTLDSQLEIYREITCDQVRLDDAARAPTDIARVLASCLRHSEPVYIEIPRDMVQEPCEPVVRAAPRPVDTDALEACVDEILARLEVAKSPVLMAGVEVRRYGLEEKVAELSRHLGVPVVTGFMGRGLLTDCDAPLVGTYMGVAGLPEVTQLVENSDGLFLLGEIISDTNFAVSEKRIDLRKTIQAHNGRVTLGYHTYADIPLAALVDGMLQRVGKAQASFTVAKQIYPKGLICDDETITPTDIAKAVNDLFARHGRLPIASDMGDCLFTAMEIEQTALVAPGYYATMGYGVPGGLGIQATSGQRPLILVGDGAFQMTGWELGNCRRYGWDPIVLLFNNASWEMLRTFQPESGFNDLGHWGFAEMAGPLGGDGVRVKTRAELQLALEKAVATRGRFQLIEIAIPRGVLSDTLARFVAGVKRISAK
- a CDS encoding Lrp/AsnC family transcriptional regulator; translated protein: MQQIVVDKFDIQILEALQRRGNATNSALGEEVHLSPSQVSRRITRLEQSGIIAAYAALLDPGAVGLGVSAFANVILERHGEGSSEAFERAVATLPEVVECFSVSGDADYVLRIVASDLAAFSELMMKRIMRLPGLAHIKTNIALKRVKQTNVLPLDHIMHAPRTSQRVQYAESLRTAD
- the leuE gene encoding leucine efflux protein LeuE yields the protein MFYGVTDLTTFILGTIFIVLLPGPNSIYVMSVASRWGIGAGYRGACGIFVGDTVLMILSATGVASLLQTTPALFMVLKYAGAAYLAWVGLGLLRSAVRNWKTPAAEAPTPKAVDAKRPFRTALVISLMNPKAILFFVSFFIQFVDPAYGHPALSFGILGTIVQICSAIYLSALIFGGAHLADQFRRRRRLAAAATGGVGGLFIGFGAKLANATLS